The following DNA comes from Girardinichthys multiradiatus isolate DD_20200921_A chromosome 2, DD_fGirMul_XY1, whole genome shotgun sequence.
AGACGTGTCTCATGTGGAAGTTGACCACATACTCCGCATTGGTTCGCTGAACAGAGATTGCAAAAGGTTCGAAGGGATGGAAGGTGAAGGCAACCAGGCGGCGCACGGCGTGATTAACGGGTCGACCAAGCAGCCCTGCCTGGATCTTAAACTTCAGCAGGCCGGAGTCTCGGGCGTAAAACCTGGAGGAGAGGCAGAGCAGCTGCGTTAGACGTGGACCCAGACGGGTTGAATGTTGGGACATTATCCGGTTAATCTGAATGTGGTCTGTTTTAGGATTCCGCCCTTATCACAGCTGGGGACAACAGAGTTGTAGCTCTGCAAGTTCTGCTGAGGAAACAAAAATGATCAAACTGAAGGTAAAAGCATACATCCATGATGATTTTAAGTTGCTATGTCCTCTGTGCTCCTCTTCCTTTTATCTTGATATTATTCTGAACCTTATGACCCCTGATTGGTCCAGTTTCAGTTTGGGGTTCTTATTTCTACCACTGTAAACCTGTTTAAGAAAATATAGAATTTGAGAAATCACACATTACAGTACCATCCAGCCTTACCCTTAGTACTCCTGGTAAAGATAGGCTGAAAAGCCTTAAATTACATCATTTCAATCCAGTGAGTCTAAGACTGAGCTTTTCAGCAGCTCTGGGTGGGTGGAATTTTAAACGCCAATAAAGTAAGCGGGACACTGTAAAAGTTAGTAAAACATTAATCAAACTAAACCTTCTTTAAAAtgagcagtttttgttttgatgcTGGTTTAGATACAGAATTTTCACTGTGTTACGTAAAGACCCATTGAACTAACTGTTGTGTTATATAAGTGCTACTGGGACAAGGAGGTCGATCTGCCCTGATTGGAGTGCGTACCTGATGGGATGGTCTCCGCAGGTCTTGGGCCTCTCCATCACTGACACCCACTTGTCGTCGTAGCTGAAGAGCGACAGGTCGAGGAAAGGGCTGCTGCTGTACGACTGGGCGCTGATGGGCAGCTGACCGAGCAGGCGCCGCACCGCTTCAGTGTGGCCGCCGTATTTGGCATTCACTATGGTGTCTTTAAATCTGAAGAGGTAAAACAGGGAAGCATATCAGCAGAAATCTGGACTGAGCTGCTTCATTCTCTATTCCTCCTCTTTGTGGCACATCGGCCACTTTGAACCTGATCGGATCCAATTCAACGCTCTGTTCCTTTGTGTCAGCCCATGTTTCCTCTCTCTGCTTCACCTTCCATGCAGGTTTTTGTCACCAACACGGGTGAAATTCAATCACAGCTCCCTTTATCCACACTGAACACCCTAATGTGCAGATTATAGCCTATAACACCTTCCTCCCTCTGCTCTTAGTCCTCCAGGTGACCCCTGCGGCTCAGTAGCATCTTTACCTCCTCCTTTATGTTTGTCTGCGTGACATCATGTTCATTCTTATCTCTCAATTAAAAACCAAGCAGCCTGTCAGAGACCGGGATTTGATACCTTCTTTGGACCTGGCGTGCGTAGTTGTTGGACGAAGCGGAACAGGGGAACTGGATGGCCTGGCTGTGCAGGGTGGCGTTCCTGAAAAGGTCACAGAAGTTCTCAAAGAGCTCCAGCAGCTGGTCAGAGGTGTTCTCAAAGACAGCCAACACCTCTGTGGACACCATGTTGTAGACGACAAAAAACGATGGCTGAGAGGGAAACAAACAGGTTGTGaaggttttctgtttatttgcgGGATTTTATTTGTACATTCAAAGGCAACGAGTGGCAGAACAAGAAGATTTTAAATCCACTCCGCTTAAAAAGCAAATCACTGCATAAAATAACATGACATTTTATAGAAACTAACTGCTTTAATTAGATATATCTTtcttcattccatccatccacccaggATTTAATTAGGACATAAAGTTCtagttaaaacaatgttttgaaAACTCTACGTTTTGCAACAAACTATAAACTGAAATGAGTCACCTTTATCTGCTCAGACACCAGTCACATGATATTAgatatcatttaaaaataaactgagcaTTAATTAAATCTTTCTCATTCAGTGACGAATCACAGGACTGAACAGAATCTATTTGACAAACGTCTCCTTGGAAACTCGAAGGGGAATTCTAGCCATCCGAGGAAACCAGGGCAGCATAACAAAGAGCACAGAGGGAGGAATTCACACCCACAGAACCCAGAGATCCGTTcacaactgtgtgtgtgtttgtacctgCGACGGGTCGGTGACTCTCAGCGTGACCACGTCTTCGCTTGTGTATTTAATGAagaggtgatgctcatccagcaGCTGCATCTTCCACATCCTGAGCCGTCTGAGTTGATCGAAAAACTGGAAAAACCTGACAGAACAACTTAGGTTAGAACTTAAGTAGCCTTGGTTCTGTTAAGTTCTTCTTTCAGCATGAATGATAAGATTTATTTGAGCCTGTTCAGAGAAGATAATCAAACAATTCAAACTTgtctcagtttttgttttaaaagccaTTACAGGTGTATGTTTTATAATCCGAGAAAGGAAAAATGACACAAAGATGGAGAGACAGGAAGGTAGGAAGGAAGTATCATTGCACGAACATCATAATCTATCCTGATATTAATAGAAGTATTTGTGGCGACTGCGGTGTGTATACTGATTacagaaaacacacatttaatgATCCTCAGCAGCTCTTTGATTTCATCTCAGTGTTTCTCTGATATGCAGAGACCTTCCATCGATAAAAGAATCCGTTATTTATTCCAATCAGAGTTCTGGCAGAACTGGACCAGATTTTTGATTTGCTGGACATCTCTACAAGCAGAACATGCCATCTGAGTTGTCACCTCCTCTTGGCCGTGGCGCTGCCGTCCTGCTCCGCTCTCCTCCACAGGTAGACCAGCAGTCTGTGCTTGAGGGAGTTGATGGTTTTGTCTGTGAAGAGGCGAGGGAAGCCAGTCTGGCTCTCTGCCTGAGCTTCTGCATAAACAGCAGAGAGCGTGAGTAGGTCATCCTCATAACAGAAGCGCCCGATGGTCCTTACATCCAGAAACGTTCCATCAGGGGTCACCTGAAGGTGCAGTAGAAGAAGAGACAAACACCACAGACGTAGGCGTGTGCAGGGGAATAATAGTAAAACGGGTAAATATAAATCCATGCCGcattttttgtttcacttcacaattgtgcacaTTATTGATATGTCATATAAAATTATGACAACATACATTCAAGATGCCGGTTAtagcatgacaaaatgttaaatagtccacgaggtatgaatacttttgcaaagcactgtaatgGTTTGTCACGCTCCACCAGAAAAGAAGATTTTTTCCTAAATGAACCATTTTCCACAGAGGACAAAGTTAAACAATGAGCAGAAGCAGCCTACACAAGCTGCATGTTACACACCACTGCCTAAAACGTCTGAAACATGTTGCAGATATAATTCTGGTGTAATTTCATCTAAAGATTTAACCCCTGGGGGTGGAGATAAACTAGAGGATAAACTAGAGTCTGCTAACCTGAAACACGTGGATGGTCTGCTGTTGGACAGACAGCACAGCCAGAATCTTCCTGTAGAGGTAGAGGCCCTGGTTGTGAGACAGGATGATCTTATCACACTTAAAGGACCTGGTGTCGCACAGCCTCCCGGTGTGGAGGTCGATGATGTGGAGAGAGTAGTCTTCTAAAGGAGACCGAGGGTTGGGAGTCACAGACTCGTTGTTGCGATACACCTGGTGGAAGGtcagaaataaatgaaaggtCTGAACTCAGCTGTTTTTCACTAAAACTAAAAGGTCATTACCTCGAAGAAGTACGGCGGCGGATCATCGGGGACGTAAACGGCCGAGCCGACGATGACGTATCTGCAGTCATCCGTGAAGAGGCTACACTCCCGATTGAGGTGTTCTCCGTTTGAGGCCACATTAGTGACGtggagcaaagagaagaagCGCTCGAACAGGCAGCCCCGGATGTTGAGGGAGCGCTGGTCATTGGCTGTTGAAAGAGTCTCTCCTTCTTGGCCTCGCAGCAGGTCCTGAGCTGCCTGACAGCCTTGGTATTCATATATCTGACAAAGAATTTCAACAACATAAAAGTTTGAATTCACACTGAATGTGTCTCAGGAGGGCTTGGttaataaaatgtgcaaaatcaGTTTCagctgagaaataaaaatgattaacaACGTCAGGATGAGGGCTTCTCCTTTTACCTCCAGGGatgtctggtcagatgagaaggCGATGAAGTAGCGTCCATCTGGCGAGAACTTCCTGAGGAAGCAGGGTGGCTTTTCCACGTTCACTACAGTGAAGTTAGGGAACAGGTTCTGGTGAAAGCAGCGCACTCGGTACCAGTGAGCTCCAGGTCGACCAGAGCAGACTCTTCGTCTCTCCAGACGATAGACCACATTCTGATTCTGGATCCGTCTGGGCTTCAAGGTCGGGGCGTCCTCATCCATCGCAGTGTTCAAAGCAACTTTCTAACATGCTCCAGCCGTTGCATTAGATGAGCGGCGAATTAAGAAAATTCATTAAACATTTTCCCGTCTGCTGTGGAAGTAAAAACAAGCCAGGTTAGGATTCAAATATGAAACCAAAAAACaggtggatggacagatggatgttaAACCATTTTATTGATGGGCCAATAGGTGCCAATCTTTAGACCTATTTTGTATTAAGATGTGTCTTAAAATCCTAATCAGTTCAAATTTGCCAGAAgtctaaacatcatttaaaatgtttttggcatTATTGAAACGAACCTAAAACATAATTGTCAATAATAGTcaattttctttacatttgaaACTACATGTATACAAACctgtataaaaacacacaaaaaacatttttatcaccATCTTCCAATAAGTCAGATTAAAAGTTTATCGTTTTATGTCAGTTATGATTACTGACATTATTTCTAATAAGTTGCTAAATGGGCAGAATAAACAGGGAGAGTTTTGGAGAGATTTCCGGTTACTTTCGTCAAGATcataagtttacatacactaagattaCTATGCCTTTAAACCATTTGGCAAAGGCCAGGTGACAATTTTATGACTTTGTAAGCGTCTGGTTGGTTAATTTACAATATTTAAAGTTAGCTGGAGCCACGCCTCAGGAGTTATTTTAGAGCAATACCACACACTACTTTCTTGTGTGACGTCATGGGAAAATCTAAAGAAAGCAGGTAGAGAATTGTGGAACTTCAAACGTCTGGTTCATTTATGGACACAAGTTCCAGATACGTGAAGGTGCCACGTtcttctgttcaaacaattatacacAATTATAATCAGCATGGGAATGTCCATCCATCCTACCATTCAAGAAGGAGACGGGTACTGTGTCCCAGAGATATGCGAGTTTTGACGAGCAATTTGTGAATCACGGGCAGAACAAAGACATGGACCGTGAAGGTGTTGGCCGAAGCTGGTAAGAGCGTGGTATCACAATCAAAAAAGTCCTGTACCGACTGGGCTGAAAGGCCAttctaagaagaagaagaaattactccaaaagcaacataaaaagccacattacattttattaatgtaCACAGggacaaaaccattttttgtcgAGACACCCTGTGGTGTAAAGAAACTAAAATGTAAGTGTTTCTTCATAATCCCCATTCTTACATTTAGAGGAAAAATTGGGAAGCTCGCAATCCTGAGAATACCATCCAAATTGTGAAGTATGGTGGAGGcaccatcatgttgtggggctCTTTGCTGTAAGTAGGACTAGTGCTGCCTCCAGAATAGAATGCATCATTAGGAAAGCATATTAGGTGGAAGTATTGAAGAAACATCTCAAGACCTCAGGCAGGCAGTTAAActggtcttccaaatggacagtgaccctaagcataccaccaaattagttacaaagtggccaAAGGTAATATTTTGGAGTGGGCAtaacaaagccctgatctcagtccctgAATATTTGtaggaagagctgaaaaggtgtttgtgagCAAAGCAGCAtacaaacctgacccagttacaccagttctgttagGAGGAACGGGCCAAGATGCCACTAAACTATGGGGAGAAGCTTAATGAAGAAAAccccaaaacatttgaccctagtcatacagtttaaagggCTAATGAATACTAAGGAAATGTACATGAATGTCAAGGTTTaaagaaaacttaaaaacatGACTAAGAATATTCTCCTTCATTATGgcatttgaaaaagaaatgccAGAGCAATATAAcataaaaacagctaaaacgCACACAGAGACATAAAAGACTGAGGCTGAAGCCAGCACAGAAAACAAGATCTGACCCTTGCATTAACAGCGGAACATGTTGGGTAAAAATAACCGAAACTGTGGAAGCAAATATATGTTTTAGGCCAGATAATGGAATAAAAACTGCAATGTCTTAAAGGTTGGTTAATTCATTTGTCCTTAAAGCTCAATATTAAGTCTAAGCTCTCTCTAAACACAAGCCATCCAATAATGTGACAATAAATacagttaaacattattttacaacCTTATATTTGCCTGAGTGAGCTGACACTCACCTGCTGTCTGTTCTTCCAAGTTCAGATGTTTAATCAGACAAGGTTTAACTtcgataaaaaacaaaaaaaaacgtctGTTAatgggttagcttcccgctccTCAGCCTGTATCTCCGCTTAAACTGAGAAATCCAGCTTCACTTATCTTATACAGCCCCAAAGTATATGATGATGTAGCGACAATAAACCATATTTCTTTAAACAGTCCGACTAAATCTGGAGGTTCTGCTCTGTTTGTTGTTAAGGAAGCGAACAGGAAACACAGAAGAAGACGGTGGGACACAGCGCCACCGCCTTTGGTGGAGGCAGAAAACGGTATTACACTCTCTCATCCATTCAATGAACATGAAGGAAGAATACAAGCAAGATTATAACTTATAAGGTCAATATGCAGGACAATACCATTGCGTATTAAAACTAATAAcctgaaaaatatttgtttttatctgtgtttattaaTCTACATAAAACCCTGAACTAGAACATTAATATCTCAACAAGaccaaatttattttacaaattttgtTCTTCCATAAAAGGCACCCTGGGCAAGTCCCGCCTTCTCATCCAGGtcaacatttttacatataATAAAAGTTTCATAAAACAAACCCATTTTCTGAAGAATCTGTCATTGACATAGAATATTTTAGCCCAGGTTGGACCAGGTTTAGAAACTAAGGTGGCCCTGATGCTAAACAAGCttacaaaatgctgtttttctttattttcaaaaacagaaTTAAAGTTTGTAATTcccaaactgtattttaaagaaagtctCTTCAGTTCCAAATTGTCCAGCTCAGATCAGAAGAGTTGactattttcctttttgaatTAGAGATTAACAACAGTAATTCAGATTTCCTAAAACAAGATTGTAAGAACATTCTAGTTTGGTGCTAAACAGGAACCCACAAATCAGATACCAGCTTCAGCTCCGTAGCCTCCAACGGTGTCCTTCCATATTTTCCTAAAGCACTTACTCTGTCACAACACAAGGGGGCGTCCACTCCCCAATGACTGGACAGGGAAGCAACAGAAAACTTTTTCTAGGTGCCACTGAGGGCTTCGGCTGCCCCTGATGGAATGGCGCCCTGGGCAGAGATCCATATCTCTCATATCAAAAACAACCACCGATTTTACTGAATTTAGCTAGTggcttttacatttattcataTCGTTGTTGATTTAAAAGCGGATAATGCACATTAATCAACATGAATATTTCAGGCCATCATGGAAACGTTTTCAATTAGTCACAAAGGTAAATTTTCATTGGTAAGCCCCTCTTGTTCGAGGCAAGAGAAGTTTATTTGTATGACACCCTTCATACCATGGCTGGCTTATGGTCTTATGAGGTCTAAAACAGAATTTGATTTGGAGCCCCTCTTGCTTTTCAGAACATCACCATCAGTAGCAGCATTTCAATACAGATTTGGTGGAATTTGGGAAAGGGGGGTAAGTTTAACTGGATGAGCTTAAAGAAATCATGGATAACTGATTATTATTTGCTGAGATACATTTATGAACAACCAAGTTCAAGCACAACGAAAAGGCACCATGGGCAAGTCCCCCCTTCTCATCCAGAtcaacatttttacatataataaaggtttcataaaaCAAACCCATTTTCTGAAGAATCTGTCATTGACATAGAATATTTTAGCCCAGGTTGGACCAGGTTTAGAAccaaagaaaagattaaactaCTAGTAttgtatatattatattatattatatatagatTGTAACTATggtaacaaaacaaaagtaaaattgCCAATTCCTGTGAAATCAGCACATAGATTTATTaacttaaatgtaaaaatcagtGTATAGCAGAATAAAATGCAACCACTACTGTTGACTGGTTACTGAAAAGCATATTTTCAGTGTTTGCATGGAAACAAATCTGAATATCCTCATATGTTTTTTAACTTATCAGTGattcattttcattgttttatggcCCAAATTACATAAAAGTGGACTCTCTACAGTTTTGTCCAACAGGCAACTTTAAGGAGCTTCTTATCAGACACCCCCACATTAATTTCCACTAACATAGCTAAAATCACATATAGTCATATCACATCAGCTGCTCTGGATGAGAACATAATTAGGCTACTTAGCATTTTGAAGGAAAGTTTGTCCTGTTTAAACTTCAGACATTATAATTTGGTGttcctgactgttgaagtgagagTGAACATCATAGTGAGATCCAAAGAAACTGTCTATCTGTCCAATTATAAAAGTACTGATGACTATTTACTTTCATGGTAGGTGTGCGAAGAAGAACCCTTAGGTCTGTAAAGCAAACACGAAGGCCAGACTGAGGTTTACCAGAGAATGTGGAAAGACCAGCACTTCTGGCATAATGTTCATCAAACAGATCAGtctaaaactgatttatttggacatcagaacagaggacatgtttggctCGAACCAAACTGCAGCATTCCTTAAAAATAAGTGTTATGGTTTGgagatgctttgctgcagcaggacctgatCAACTCACCATCATGAATTTTATAGAGTTTCAGATGGTTTTGAAtaaaatgtgagaccatctgtaaaacaaattaagTTAAAGCAGAATTGGAGCCTGCAACATGTCAATAACCCAAAGTATACCCGTAAAACCaagaaatggaaagtcctgggcctagtcaaagctTAGATCTTGATCTCATTGAGACGCCGTGAAATGGCTTGAAACTGGCTCAACATGCGAGAAATCCCAAACATTTCACAGCTGGAAGTGAGGAGAGAAGCAAACCTTCCTCAGACAGATGTCAAAGATTGTAGATGGATACAAGAAAAGTCTCAATGAAGGTGTTTCAGTCAAAGGTGTAAAAGTATTAGAGCATAGTGGTGCCttgactttttacatttttgtttataatttttgtttaacaagtaaaataaagttgcttttgttgtttaaagGATATTACATCACTTTATtttccagaaataaaaaataagattagATTTCCATAGGTAAACATATCTTCatggaaaaacaatttttttaatgatgcattCACATTTTTCCCTTGCCTGTAAATTGTTTCATTTCCAAGACAGCCAGGACAACGGAACAAGCCCCAGAGGACATAACAAGGAAGGCAAACGTGTTTTCAGGAAGGTGGTGCAGCCGTGGCTTTACTCCAAGCTCACCCTATCTCTATCGCTGAgtcctacagaggaagctcatttctacCGTCTGTATCCTGAAGCTCAGTCTTTCAGTAATGACCTATATCTCATCACCAGAAGTGAGGGAACATAGGACAAATGGTAAAGAGAACTCATGTATGTATAGGGAGAATATCGAAACTCCACGCAGAGATCCCAGGCTGGGATtccagtgctaccaactgcaccaccgtgcagcactAAAAGGACCAATCCACCATTTTCCACATGAGAACAATGCTCTAAGTGCCACTTCAGTTGTTTATTTGCTCTGAATTCAACAAGCACCACGGTCACATGACCTTTCAACAGGTCCCAACTTCATTTTACATCCACAACTGAAAGCACTGAACTTTGCCAGTGACTGTTGTTGATGTTATTTTAACTACAGATGCATCCAAAATGTGGTATTTGAAAATCTTAGATTATCTGTATTGTAACTTGACAGctaaatcaaaatattaataa
Coding sequences within:
- the det1 gene encoding DET1 homolog; translated protein: MDEDAPTLKPRRIQNQNVVYRLERRRVCSGRPGAHWYRVRCFHQNLFPNFTVVNVEKPPCFLRKFSPDGRYFIAFSSDQTSLEIYEYQGCQAAQDLLRGQEGETLSTANDQRSLNIRGCLFERFFSLLHVTNVASNGEHLNRECSLFTDDCRYVIVGSAVYVPDDPPPYFFEVYRNNESVTPNPRSPLEDYSLHIIDLHTGRLCDTRSFKCDKIILSHNQGLYLYRKILAVLSVQQQTIHVFQVTPDGTFLDVRTIGRFCYEDDLLTLSAVYAEAQAESQTGFPRLFTDKTINSLKHRLLVYLWRRAEQDGSATAKRRFFQFFDQLRRLRMWKMQLLDEHHLFIKYTSEDVVTLRVTDPSQPSFFVVYNMVSTEVLAVFENTSDQLLELFENFCDLFRNATLHSQAIQFPCSASSNNYARQVQRRFKDTIVNAKYGGHTEAVRRLLGQLPISAQSYSSSPFLDLSLFSYDDKWVSVMERPKTCGDHPIRFYARDSGLLKFKIQAGLLGRPVNHAVRRLVAFTFHPFEPFAISVQRTNAEYVVNFHMRHVSA